One window of Trifolium pratense cultivar HEN17-A07 linkage group LG5, ARS_RC_1.1, whole genome shotgun sequence genomic DNA carries:
- the LOC123886536 gene encoding probable pectinesterase/pectinesterase inhibitor 32, which translates to MDAISASPYKSMKRYVILIKRGVYMENIVIDESKWNLMIIGEGIDTTIISGNLNCATFKCGQNNNLSTYDTATFAVSGKRFIAKEISFRNTAGPTNGQAVALKSDSDFSVFYRCEISGYQDSLCANTNLQFYKECIMSGTVDFIFGYATAVFQNCIILVKKGLPVQKNTITAQGGKYQGRPTGFSFQFCNISADSDLLPAIKSTSTFLGRPWHPYSKVIFMQTYISDVLNQGGWLEWNGSQYLDTLYYAEYNNFGPGADLRNRVKWSGYHMLNDSSQARIFTVAQFISGDQWLPSTGVPFISGLGDPNII; encoded by the exons ATGGATGCAATATCGGCATCACCTTATAAAAGCATGAAGCGATATGTGATATTGATAAAGAGAGGTGTGTACATGGAAAATATTGTGATTGATGAATCTAAGTGGAACCTCATGATTATTGGAGAGGGTATAGATACCACTATCATCTCTGGTAACTTGAATTGTGCCACCTTTAAATGtggtcaaaataataatttaagtaCATATGATACGGCTACCTTTG cTGTTAGTGGAAAAAGGTTTATCGCGAAAGAAATTTCTTTTCGGAACACGGCTGGGCCAACAAATGGACAAGCAGTGGCACTAAAATCCGATTCAGATTTCTCAGTTTTTTATCGGTGTGAGATTTCCGGCTATCAGGATAGTTTATGCGCAAATACTAATCTTCAATTTTATAAAGAATGCATAATGAGCGGCACAGTGGACTTCATATTTGGATATGCAACCGCGGTGTTTCAAAACTGCATCATATTAGTCAAGAAAGGGTTGCCGGTACAAAAGAACACAATCACAGCTCAAGGAGGAAAATACCAGGGAAGACCAACTGGTTTCTCCTTTCAGTTTTGCAATATCTCTGCAGACTCCGATCTTTTACCAGCAATTAAATCAACCTCGACATTCCTTGGTAGACCGTGGCATCCATATTCAAAAGTAATCTTCATGCAAACTTACATAAGTGATGTTTTGAATCAAGGAGGGTGGTTAGAGTGGAATGGTTCACAGTATTTGGATACATTATATTATGCAGAGTACAATAACTTTGGACCAGGAGCAGACCTACGAAACCGTGTGAAATGGTCTGGCTACCATATGTTGAATGATTCTAGTCAAgctcgtatcttcaccgtcgccCAATTCATTTCGGGGGATCAATGGTTACCTTCTACGGGTGTACCGTTTATCAGTGGTTTAGGGGATCCAAACATTATATAG
- the LOC123886537 gene encoding uncharacterized protein LOC123886537: MECEETWWKQRSRELWLKHGDKNTKYFHMKANIRRNKNKIEKITDSHGHTHTDDGGIEKVLVDHFKTWFTKQDAQAIPDTITVVKDRINTDMYQELNRHFTKEEVFQAIKDMKALAAPGPDGLPAIFYHTHWEVIGKEVTDMVLNVLNNNGDPSHLNNTYICLIPKINNPASPSDFRPISLCNVTLKIITKTIANRIKTILPDVISPNQSAFIQGRLITDNALIASEIFHYLAHTKRKNGHVGIKTDMTKAYDRVEWEFLEATMSIMGFPATMVQTIMKCVSTVKFSILINGYPSQEFYPQRGLRQGDPLSPYLFIICANVLSGLISRAQQEKLIHGVKISQGAPEISHLLFADDSLIFCRATSKEVSTIHEIIQAYQKASGQLVNLVKSEMLFSKGDTADIKGEVSRILPMQTVEHFSKYLETITQVNGTAIAQPIESPSSHDLQIYGIVVTIVLCFIWKKLKGWKEKNLSFAGRGTLIKAVAQAIPTYIMSCFLIPKGVREQLERMICNFWWGSTTDLRKIHWIKWSKDDKWIQQKATSYKVNPRPNDLNLTKVKELMDNNYHEWNETIINQIFHPYDAQMILNIPIIDKTQPDTITWEGTQDGQYSVKSGYNAIMNWGSLSNATSSNNTQHIWSTLWKLNVPPKHSHLLWRALKNALPVKGNLFKRGVRCEPLCPRCSNTTETINHVFLECEWAKQVWFASSLNLNLRLNQISEFFDWINFMKNNTDKECMEKITAITYGICFNALNQIQEYQLYGFEQQIQNPCVRTKGCNNDISWSPPPRGTLKNNVDAHLSSDGHWLTGMILRRSDGSAIRVATRAHKGTTDVITGEAFGLMDAIEWIERGMGERKVIFELDSQIVVNAVKEKSVIRRSWGYITRRCKTFLQNNPNSSIEWVPRVKNRTAHEIAIWAESEPNKEWIDNISPCILPFIQKDKGNITPFSVYV; the protein is encoded by the exons ATGGAATGTGAGGAGACATGGTGGAAACAGAGATCAAGAGAATTATGGCTTAAACATGGGGACAAAAATACCAAGTATTTTCATATGAAGGCTAACATTAGAAGAAATAAGAATAAGATTGAAAAAATCACTGACTCTCATGGACACACTCACACTGATGATGGTGGAATAGAGAAAGTTTTAGTGGATCACTTCAAGACTTGGTTCACAAAACAAGATGCTCAAGCAATACCTGATACTATCACAGTAGTAAAAGATAGAATCAACACTGACATGTACCAAGAGCTGAATAGACATTTTACTAAAGAGGAAGTATTTCAAGCAATAAAGGACATGAAAGCTCTTGCAGCCCCTGGCCCTGATGGTTTACCTGCTATATTCTACCACACTCACTGGGAGGTCATTGGAAAGGAGGTAACTGACATGGTGCTAAATGTTCTTAATAACAATGGTGACCCTAGCCACCTAAATAACACGTATATCTGCCTCATCCCAAAAATAAATAACCCTGCATCCCCTAGTGACTTTAGGCCCATATCCCTCTGTAATGTTACACTCAAGATCATCACCAAAACCATAGCCAACAGAATAAAAACAATTCTACCGGATGTGATTAGCCCTAACCAAAGTGCCTTCATACAAGGCAGACTCATTACTGACAATGCCCTCATTGCCTCTGAGATTTTTCATTATCTTGCCCATACTAAAAGGAAAAATGGTCATGTTGGGATCAAGACGGATATGACAAAAGCTTATGACAGGGTTGAATGGGAGTTCCTTGAGGCAACTATGTCCATTATGGGGTTCCCAGCTACTATGGTGCAAACTATTATGAAATGTGTTTCTACAGTCAAATTTTCCATACTCATCAATGGTTACCCATCACAAGAGTTCTATCCTCAAAGGGGACTCAGACAGGGAGACCCTCTCTCACCCTACCTTTTTATTATCTGTGCTAATGTTTTATCGGGGCTAATATCAAGAGCCCAACAAGAAAAACTTATCCATGGGGTCAAAATATCCCAAGGGGCTCCTGAAATTAGTCACTTACTCTTTGCTGATGACAGTCTAATTTTTTGCAGGGCAACTAGTAAGGAGGTCTCCACCATCCATGAAATAATTCAAGCTTACCAAAAAGCATCTGGACAACTTGTTAACTTAGTAAAATCTGAAATGCTTTTTAGCAAAGGAGACACTGCTGACATTAAAGGGGAAGTATCTAGAATCTTGCCTATGCAAACTGTAGAGCACTTTTCAAAATATCTAG AGACTATCACGCAAGTTAATGGTACTGCAATTGCACAACCGATAGAGAGTCCAAGTTCACATGACCTGCAAATTTATGGGATTGTTGTGACTATTGTGTTATGCTTTATT tggaaAAAGCTTAAAGGATGGAAGGAAAAAAATCTATCTTTTGCAGGAAGAGGCACTCTAATCAAGGCTGTGGCTCAAGCCATCCCTACATATATTATGAGCTGCTTTCTCATTCCTAAAGGGGTACGTGAACAACTTGAAAGAATGATATGTAACTTTTGGTGGGGAAGCACCACTGACCTCAGGAAAATACACTGGATAAAGTGGTCAAAG GATGACAAATGGATACAGCAAAAAGCTACTAGTTACAAGGTAAACCCTAGGCCTAATGATCTGAACCTCACCAAAGTCAAGGAGCTTATGGATAATAACTATCATGAATGGAATGAAACTATTATAAACCAAATTTTCCACCCTTATGATGCTCAAATGATACTAAATATACCTATCATTGACAAAACACAACCTGACACAATTACATGGGAAGGTACACAGGATGGACAATATTCAGTAAAGTCTGGCTATAATGCTATCATGAATTGGGGTAGTCTGTCAAATGCTACCTCTTCCAATAACACTCAACATATCTGGAGCACCCTTTGGAAGCTAAATGTACCCCCTAAGCACAGTCACCTACTTTGGAGAGCTCTAAAAAATGCCTTACCAGTGAAAGGCAATTTATTCAAAAGAGGGGTCAGATGTGAACCCTTATGCCCTCGATGCTCAAATACTACAGAAACAATCAATCATGTGTTCTTAGAATGTGAATGGGCAAAACAAGTATGGTTTGCCTCATCTTTGAATCTAAACCTAAGGCTCAACCAAATCTCTGAATTCTTCGACTGGATCAATTTTATGAAAAACAACACAGATAAAGAATGCATGGAGAAGATTACAGCTATCACCTATGGAATATG CTTCAATGCGTTGAACCAGATACAGGAATACCAGCTCTATGGCTTTGAGCAGCAAATCCAAAATCCGTGCGTGAGAACAAAAGGTTGCAATAACGATATAAGCTGGAGTCCACCACCTAGGGGCACCCTGAAGAACAATGTGGATGCTCACCTAAGCAGTGATGGCCATTGGTTAACAGGGATGATTCTAAGGAGGTCGGATGGGAGCGCCATCAGAGTTGCAACTAGGGCTCACAAAGGGACGACGGATGTAATAACAGGCGAAGCTTTTGGGCTAATGGATGCAATTGAATGGATCGAAAGGGGGATGGGAGAAAGGAAGGTGATATTTGAACTTGACTCGCAAATTGTTGTGAACGCTGTTAAAGAAAAGAGTGTGATTCGCAGAAGCTGGGGCTATATCACTCGGCGCTGCAAAACCTTCCTCCAAAACAACCCTAATTCGTCGATAGAATGGGTTCCAAGGGTGAAGAATCGGACTGCTCATGAAATTGCAATTTGGGCCGAATCAGAACCCAACAAAGAATGGATTGATAACATCTCACCTTGTATTCTGCCCTTTATCCAAAAAGATAAAGGCAATATTACTCCTTTTTCAGTTTATGTTTAA